In Candidatus Electrothrix scaldis, the genomic window GTCTTGGCCGCACAAGGAGAAGAGACGGTGGAAATGCCGAAACCAGAGGGCGAGGCTGTTTGGAAATATATTAGCCAGGAAAATCCCTTTAATGAATGGACTATTTGGGAGGATCATCAGGGAACTGATGGGCCCGATTCCTCTTTTTCTCCGAATCATAAACTATATGTAAATAAGCAAGCTGTTGACTCAAAGAGTGCCCCGCTTAACAACGAATCAATGGCGGTCTCGTACATCAGGAGCCCGGCTGATGAGCCGCAGGCCATCGTGGTTATGTATAAAGTTAAGGGGTATAATCCCACTGCCGGTGACTGGTTCTGGGCAAGATATAGCCTGACCGGCGAGGTCGAGGATGCCGGGAAGATCCCGAGATGTATTGCCTGTCATACCAAGAAAGCCGCTGATAATGATTACATTATCACCCATAAATTTGATAAGTAACATCTTCGTATAACTGCTATTTTATTGACAATAAAGGTGAAAGATATGGAAAGGAAAATGAGTATCCAGAGTAGAACGGTTGTTATGGGGACATTCTGTCTCCTGTTTGCTTTTACCGGAGGTCTGAGTGAGGCGAGAGGGAATTCTGTTGATTCATCAGCTATCACTGCTGCGCATAATCAATGGCGATCCAAAACCAGGGTACCTTCCCTCGCATGGTCGACAACATTAGCCGCAAATGCTCAGCGATGGGCAACACAGCTGGCACAAAGCGGCTGTAACATGAAACACAGTACAACGAGTTACGGAGAAAATATTTTTTGGGCTGGTCCTCTGTCGTATTCTAACGGAACAAGTAAAGTTCAGGATATAACTGATCAAAATGTGGTCGATTCCTGGGGAGATGAAATAGAAAATTATGACTATGGAAGCAATAGTTGCCACGGAGTCTGTGGTCATTACACCCAGGTCGTATGGAAGAGTACCAAAGAGGTCGGGTGCGGGATGGCGGTCTGTT contains:
- a CDS encoding CAP domain-containing protein, which encodes MERKMSIQSRTVVMGTFCLLFAFTGGLSEARGNSVDSSAITAAHNQWRSKTRVPSLAWSTTLAANAQRWATQLAQSGCNMKHSTTSYGENIFWAGPLSYSNGTSKVQDITDQNVVDSWGDEIENYDYGSNSCHGVCGHYTQVVWKSTKEVGCGMAVCSDKGQIWVCQYNPPGNMAGQKPY
- a CDS encoding cytochrome P460 family protein — protein: MSKKKISVCFLSVVMLGNVLAAQGEETVEMPKPEGEAVWKYISQENPFNEWTIWEDHQGTDGPDSSFSPNHKLYVNKQAVDSKSAPLNNESMAVSYIRSPADEPQAIVVMYKVKGYNPTAGDWFWARYSLTGEVEDAGKIPRCIACHTKKAADNDYIITHKFDK